A stretch of DNA from Allomeiothermus silvanus DSM 9946:
GTAAAATCAGTCGTCGAAGTCTAGGAGGTCTTATGCCGCTAGTAGCCCACGACAACCCCGGGGAGGCCGCATGCCCTACTTGTTAGCCCTCGACCAGGGAACCACCTCGAGCCGGGCCATCCTCTTTGACCTGGACGGCAAAGTGGTAGCGATAGAGCAAAAGGAGTTCACCCAGATCTATCCGCAGCCGGGCTGGGTCGAGCACAACCCGCTGGAGATCTGGCTCACGCAGCTCGAGACGGCTCAGAAGGTGATCCAAAAAGCCCAGATCGAACCCGCCGAGATCGCCGCCATGGGGATCACTAACCAGCGCGAAACGGTGGTGCTGTGGGAGCGGGCTACCGGTCAGCCCGTGCATAATGCCATCGTCTGGCAGGACCGACGCACGGCAGCCCTATGTGACGAACTCAGGGCGCGAGGTTATGAGCCCCTGTTTCGCCAGAAGACCGGTCTGCTCCTCGATCCCTACTTTTCCGCGACCAAGCTGGCTTGGTTGCTGGATCATGTCCCGGGGGTACGCGAGCGGGCTGGGAAGGGCGAGCTGGCTTTTGGCACGGTGGATAGCTGGCTTATCTACAACCTCACCGGCGGCAAGGTGCACGCTACCGATGTATCGAACGCCTCCCGGACGCTTTTGTTCAACCTCGAGACCCTCCAGTGGGACGACCACTTGCTGGGCATCTTGGGTATCCCCAAGTCGGTGTTGCCCCAGGTGAAACCCTCCGCGGCACACTACGGAACAGTGAAGGCTGAATGGCTGGGGGCTGAGATCCCCATCGCGGGGGTAGCCGGAGATCAGCAGGCGGCGCTCTTCGGGCAGGCTTGCTTTGAGCCAGGGATGGCCAAAAACACTTACGGCACCGGCTGTTTCCTATTGATGAATACCGGGCGTAAGCGGGTGGAGTCGGCTCGAGGGCTGCTTTCCACGGTGGCCTGGCAACTCGAGGGCCGTCCGGCCGAATACGCCCTCGAGGGCAGCGTCTTCATCGCCGGGGCGGTGGTGCAGTGGCTCCGTGACGGGCTGGGGATCATCCACAACTCCGCCGACGTGGAAGCGTTGGCCGCTACCGTCCCCGATAATGGCGGGGTCTACCTGGTTCCGGCCTTCGTGGGGCTGGGGGCCCCGCACTGGGACCCCTACGCGCGAGGAACCATCGTAGGGATCACCCGCGGCACCACCAAAGCCCACCTGGCGCGGGCTGCCCTGGAGGCCATTGCCTACCAGAGCAAGGACGTCCTCAAGGCGATGGAAGCCGATGCACGGCTCCGGCTGGCCGAGCTGCGGGTGGACGGCGGGGCCTCCCGCAACGACCTACTGATGCAGTTTCAGGCCGACATCTTGGGGACCCCGGTAGTGCGACCCAAGGTCACCGAGACCACCGCGTTAGGTGCGGCTTACCTGGCCGGAATCGGGGCCGGGGTCTTGTCGGAGGAGCAGATTAGGGCGCGCTGGGCGCTAGAACATCGCTTCGAGCCGGGCATGGCCGAAGCGCAGCGCACCGCCCACTACCGGGGCTGGGCTCGAGCGGTGGAACGGGCCAAGAGTTGGGTAGAGCCTTAGAACTTTGGGCCGTCCTGGACTGCCAAAGGGAAGGGGGAAGCACCCAGGATGCGCGAGCGCAGGGTAGCGGCTATGGAGCGGGCGAATTGTTTAGCAAGCTCGGCCTTCTCGCCGGAGAAGTGCTCGTCTACGGTCTGGGTGAAGAGTTCAAGCCAACGGACGAAGTGGGCCTCCTCCAGCGGCGTGCGGGCGTGGAGCCTGAGGTGCTTGTACATCATCCCACCCTTATAGGCCCCGGTGCGAAACAAAAGGTTTTCCCAAAAGTCGTGCATGATGGGCAAATGAGCCTCCAGATCGAGCCCAGCGAACAGGTAGCCGATCAGCGGGTCGCGCGTAGCTTTGCGATAGAAGGCGTTGACCACGGTAGCGATATCGGCCCTCGAAGCGATGTCCATAGGGGTATCCTTCACACTCTCAGGCTAAGGGGACTAGCGGGATTCCATGGTGAGCAAAGCTCCCTCGAGGCTTTTGGGCAACGGGACAAGCGAATGCGCGACTTAGCGGCCCGGGGCTTTGTTCGCTTACAATCGAGAGCGATGGGCATCGGACGCTGGTTGATCGCCTTAGGGGTACTCCTGATCTTGCTGGGGCTGGTCTGGCTATATGCCCCCCGGCTCCTGGCCTGGTTCGGCCACCTGCCGGGGGATATCCGCAT
This window harbors:
- the glpK gene encoding glycerol kinase GlpK, producing the protein MPYLLALDQGTTSSRAILFDLDGKVVAIEQKEFTQIYPQPGWVEHNPLEIWLTQLETAQKVIQKAQIEPAEIAAMGITNQRETVVLWERATGQPVHNAIVWQDRRTAALCDELRARGYEPLFRQKTGLLLDPYFSATKLAWLLDHVPGVRERAGKGELAFGTVDSWLIYNLTGGKVHATDVSNASRTLLFNLETLQWDDHLLGILGIPKSVLPQVKPSAAHYGTVKAEWLGAEIPIAGVAGDQQAALFGQACFEPGMAKNTYGTGCFLLMNTGRKRVESARGLLSTVAWQLEGRPAEYALEGSVFIAGAVVQWLRDGLGIIHNSADVEALAATVPDNGGVYLVPAFVGLGAPHWDPYARGTIVGITRGTTKAHLARAALEAIAYQSKDVLKAMEADARLRLAELRVDGGASRNDLLMQFQADILGTPVVRPKVTETTALGAAYLAGIGAGVLSEEQIRARWALEHRFEPGMAEAQRTAHYRGWARAVERAKSWVEP
- a CDS encoding group III truncated hemoglobin, translated to MKDTPMDIASRADIATVVNAFYRKATRDPLIGYLFAGLDLEAHLPIMHDFWENLLFRTGAYKGGMMYKHLRLHARTPLEEAHFVRWLELFTQTVDEHFSGEKAELAKQFARSIAATLRSRILGASPFPLAVQDGPKF
- a CDS encoding DUF2905 domain-containing protein, with the translated sequence MGIGRWLIALGVLLILLGLVWLYAPRLLAWFGHLPGDIRIEREGFRFYFPLTSTLLLSLALSLVFNLLARWFREP